The following are from one region of the Paenibacillus bovis genome:
- a CDS encoding asparagine synthase-related protein, with product MSATAGIWDMAKRHDHDELQQQGNRMMQSMERYPADASGIWQGEHLFLGCHDQWVTPESVHQRMPHYDSVRRLAITGDVIIDNREELFSQLGLNASMHDIPDIMLLLHAYDKWGEQMPRYLNGDFAFAIWDESRQQLFLARDWSGNRTLYYYQTAEKFIFASTMEALFQTGDVSKKLSTPWMAEFLTTVAMEESTDIQATVYEQIKQLPPAHAMILSADKSSIYQYGTLLPDEPLRLKSDGEYVEAFRDVYSRVIRAKLRTRHGVAATLSGGLDSGSVVSYAAKILSGQNKPIYTYSFVPIPGFKDWTSSRLMANERPYIEETVKHVSRIHPVHDHYMNFADRSPLSEVEHWLSLMEMPYKYFENSFWIRGIFEQAQQQGAGVLLTGARGNFTISWGPAIEYYGEMLKKFQWIKLYQEMKLYSQNAGIRRKKIIQQIQQSAFPRLSRTTRDLGRPDALKWINPELAERTGMAERVRRAELELVGSDTMSDQDIRLDKFSNLATANKDGAVTSKISMGYGVWERDPTNDPRVIKFCLSVPYNQYVQNGMDRALIRRATAGDLPDKIRLNQKVRGLQPADWVQRMLPMWPAFTSEIREICQDPAAAAWMNTSNIMEALNEVGDSPSAEAAFNPATRLLMRSLIMGRFIRSLA from the coding sequence ATGAGTGCAACAGCTGGAATCTGGGATATGGCAAAACGGCATGACCATGATGAATTGCAGCAGCAGGGCAATCGTATGATGCAGAGTATGGAGCGGTACCCGGCGGATGCTTCGGGTATATGGCAGGGAGAACATCTTTTCCTCGGCTGCCATGATCAGTGGGTCACTCCAGAATCGGTTCATCAGCGTATGCCCCATTATGATTCGGTTCGCCGACTGGCGATTACAGGAGACGTAATTATTGATAATCGGGAAGAGCTGTTCAGCCAATTGGGATTGAACGCTTCTATGCATGATATACCGGATATTATGCTGCTGCTTCATGCCTACGATAAATGGGGCGAGCAAATGCCCCGTTATCTGAACGGTGATTTCGCTTTTGCAATCTGGGACGAATCCAGACAACAGCTGTTTCTCGCAAGAGACTGGTCGGGTAACCGTACGCTGTATTATTACCAGACCGCCGAGAAATTTATTTTCGCCAGTACGATGGAAGCTCTGTTCCAGACCGGCGATGTAAGCAAAAAATTATCTACACCGTGGATGGCGGAATTCCTCACAACCGTTGCGATGGAAGAGTCGACCGATATTCAGGCAACGGTGTACGAGCAGATCAAGCAGCTGCCGCCAGCACATGCGATGATCCTGTCGGCAGACAAATCATCCATTTACCAATATGGTACGCTGCTGCCAGACGAGCCACTGCGGCTGAAGTCGGATGGAGAATATGTAGAAGCTTTCCGCGATGTGTACAGCCGGGTGATCCGTGCCAAGCTGCGTACCCGTCACGGCGTAGCAGCTACGCTGAGCGGCGGACTGGACTCGGGCAGTGTAGTAAGTTACGCAGCCAAAATCCTGTCCGGTCAGAACAAGCCGATCTATACATACAGCTTTGTGCCGATTCCTGGCTTCAAAGACTGGACCTCCTCGCGGTTGATGGCTAATGAACGGCCATATATTGAAGAGACGGTGAAACATGTCAGCCGGATTCATCCGGTACATGATCATTATATGAACTTTGCCGATCGCAGTCCGCTCAGCGAAGTGGAGCACTGGCTTTCGCTGATGGAGATGCCTTACAAGTATTTTGAGAACTCCTTCTGGATTCGCGGTATTTTTGAACAGGCACAGCAGCAGGGAGCCGGTGTACTGCTTACGGGAGCACGGGGGAACTTTACGATCTCCTGGGGACCGGCGATCGAGTATTATGGCGAGATGCTCAAAAAGTTCCAGTGGATCAAACTGTATCAGGAAATGAAGCTGTACAGCCAGAATGCCGGTATCCGGCGCAAAAAGATTATCCAGCAGATTCAGCAGTCCGCCTTTCCCCGGTTAAGCCGCACTACACGCGATCTGGGACGCCCGGATGCGCTGAAATGGATTAATCCGGAACTGGCAGAGCGGACCGGGATGGCGGAGCGGGTGCGCCGGGCCGAGCTGGAGCTGGTAGGCAGTGACACCATGAGCGATCAGGATATCCGGCTGGACAAGTTCTCCAATCTGGCGACCGCCAACAAGGATGGCGCTGTAACCTCCAAAATATCCATGGGATACGGCGTCTGGGAACGCGACCCGACGAATGATCCTAGAGTGATCAAGTTCTGTCTGTCGGTACCGTATAACCAGTATGTACAAAATGGAATGGACCGCGCGCTGATCCGGCGTGCGACGGCAGGAGACCTGCCGGACAAGATCAGGCTGAACCAGAAAGTACGTGGTCTGCAGCCTGCCGATTGGGTACAGCGTATGCTGCCGATGTGGCCTGCCTTTACCAGCGAGATCCGTGAGATCTGTCAGGATCCGGCAGCTGCCGCATGGATGAACACCAGCAATATCATGGAAGCTCTAAATGAAGTGGGAGATTCCCCTTCGGCCGAAGCGGCATTTAATCCGGCTACACGCCTGCTGATGCGCAGTCTTATTATGGGACGATTCATCCGCAGCCTAGCATAG
- a CDS encoding paeninodin family lasso peptide, translating to MNMTKMEWQAPEMQVLDVNETAAGKGWKVIDWVTYDDADLYNPGS from the coding sequence ATGAACATGACAAAAATGGAATGGCAAGCTCCGGAAATGCAGGTCCTGGATGTTAATGAAACAGCAGCTGGTAAAGGCTGGAAAGTCATTGACTGGGTTACTTATGATGATGCCGATCTGTACAACCCGGGCAGCTAA
- a CDS encoding paeninodin family lasso peptide yields MNQEKMQWQAPTLEVLDVNETAAGKGWKVIDWVTYDDADLYNPGS; encoded by the coding sequence ATGAACCAAGAAAAAATGCAATGGCAAGCTCCAACGTTGGAAGTTTTGGATGTCAATGAAACAGCAGCTGGTAAAGGCTGGAAAGTCATTGACTGGGTTACTTATGATGATGCTGACCTGTACAACCCAGGTAGCTAA
- a CDS encoding paeninodin family lasso peptide yields MNQEKMQWQAPSLEVLDVHQTAAGKGWRVIDWVTYDDADLYNPS; encoded by the coding sequence ATGAATCAGGAAAAAATGCAATGGCAAGCACCATCCTTGGAAGTTTTGGACGTGCATCAAACAGCTGCAGGTAAAGGTTGGAGAGTCATCGACTGGGTTACTTACGACGATGCGGATCTGTACAACCCGAGCTGA
- a CDS encoding paeninodin family lasso peptide yields MKNEKMQWQAPAMEVLEMNETAAGKGWKAIDWVTYDDADLYNPGS; encoded by the coding sequence ATGAAAAACGAAAAAATGCAATGGCAAGCTCCAGCAATGGAAGTTTTGGAAATGAACGAAACTGCCGCAGGTAAAGGCTGGAAAGCAATTGACTGGGTCACTTATGATGACGCAGACCTGTACAACCCGGGCAGCTAA
- a CDS encoding lasso peptide biosynthesis PqqD family chaperone encodes MSKQMMNDTQKITQNSNYIASDMNGEKVMLDIESGKYYNLGAIGGRIWDISEKPVTVDEIVAVLVQEYDVAQDVCKQQVSVFVEKMLQEGLVEVNGAAVR; translated from the coding sequence ATGTCCAAGCAAATGATGAACGATACACAAAAAATCACCCAGAATTCCAACTATATCGCCAGCGATATGAATGGTGAAAAGGTTATGCTCGATATCGAGTCCGGCAAGTACTATAATCTGGGCGCAATTGGCGGCCGGATCTGGGATATTAGTGAAAAACCGGTTACTGTAGACGAGATCGTCGCAGTACTGGTACAGGAGTATGATGTTGCGCAGGACGTGTGCAAACAGCAGGTAAGTGTATTTGTAGAAAAAATGCTGCAGGAAGGGCTGGTTGAGGTCAATGGGGCTGCCGTTCGCTAA
- a CDS encoding lasso peptide biosynthesis B2 protein: protein MGLPFAKLSKAAKLRNYPAAMRKLMLEALFYLAWGRIMKMRPFAKVSPSLGDYMQETTYESDRDAHRQAVQISKALHLVSPHVFWETECLVMAFAAMKMLERRKLPSTLYLGMRRDEKGGNAAHAWLRSGRFYLTGAKEIEQYTVVGRFAKQFN, encoded by the coding sequence ATGGGGCTGCCGTTCGCTAAATTGTCCAAAGCAGCCAAACTGCGCAACTACCCGGCTGCGATGCGCAAGCTAATGCTGGAAGCTCTGTTTTACCTTGCCTGGGGGCGCATCATGAAGATGCGGCCTTTTGCCAAAGTCTCTCCGTCCCTGGGTGATTATATGCAGGAGACCACGTATGAGTCGGATCGGGATGCTCACCGTCAGGCGGTGCAGATCTCCAAAGCGCTGCATCTGGTCAGTCCACATGTGTTCTGGGAAACGGAATGTCTCGTTATGGCTTTTGCTGCGATGAAAATGCTTGAACGCCGCAAGCTGCCAAGTACACTTTATCTCGGTATGCGCCGTGACGAAAAAGGCGGCAATGCCGCACATGCCTGGCTGAGAAGCGGACGCTTTTATCTGACAGGCGCCAAGGAAATCGAACAATATACAGTCGTCGGGCGGTTTGCCAAGCAGTTCAACTGA
- a CDS encoding nucleotidyltransferase family protein has protein sequence MNKEWGLDLRNFPVELKLMLGSMKSKPADLLLAGGESALDWQEFSSLSMHHRVYPTIHAHLSAYSDLLPAETMQWLNHRYHHNTFTMLQLSGQMQKVSQAFNKQDIPALQLKGPVLAQLLYGDLSRRTSKDLDVLVPMDRIEAAEQTLLELGYTKTQEVDRTLDKWKWRYNHESYTHERTGVEIELHWRLNGDAGAEQSFDDLWTRKQTMQFGGTSVHMLGKEDLLIYLAVHGARHAWFRLRWLADIDRLVRMDIDWELLTRLARQYKSSHIIGQAFLLSAALLETPVTPQMEVLMNQPRARDLARRVIVFIREKVSLCPEPETERLAQKYRSYQYALRTNGQKALFWWRKMTPDAWDMQTLPLPKPLHFMYYPLHPFLLLYRRNQRRSALQREVGQ, from the coding sequence ATGAATAAGGAATGGGGCCTTGATCTACGGAACTTCCCTGTCGAATTGAAACTGATGCTGGGTTCAATGAAGTCCAAGCCTGCTGACCTGTTACTGGCTGGCGGAGAATCTGCGCTGGACTGGCAGGAGTTCAGTTCGCTGTCTATGCATCACCGTGTTTATCCTACGATCCATGCGCATCTGTCGGCGTACAGCGATCTGCTGCCAGCAGAGACGATGCAGTGGCTGAATCACCGCTATCACCATAATACCTTCACCATGCTGCAGCTCAGCGGCCAAATGCAAAAGGTCAGCCAGGCGTTTAACAAGCAGGATATTCCGGCTCTCCAGCTCAAGGGTCCGGTCCTCGCTCAGCTGCTCTATGGGGATCTGTCCCGCCGCACGTCCAAGGATCTGGATGTACTGGTACCGATGGATCGTATAGAAGCAGCCGAACAGACACTGCTGGAACTTGGATATACCAAGACCCAGGAAGTGGACCGCACGCTGGATAAATGGAAATGGCGCTACAATCATGAATCCTACACGCATGAACGTACCGGTGTAGAGATTGAGCTGCACTGGCGGCTGAACGGAGATGCTGGTGCGGAACAAAGCTTTGACGATCTGTGGACACGCAAACAAACGATGCAGTTTGGCGGTACCTCCGTGCATATGCTGGGCAAAGAAGATCTGCTGATCTATCTCGCTGTCCATGGGGCACGTCATGCCTGGTTCCGGCTGCGCTGGTTGGCGGATATTGACAGACTGGTACGTATGGATATCGACTGGGAACTGCTCACACGCCTGGCTCGCCAGTATAAGAGCAGTCATATTATCGGTCAGGCTTTTCTGCTGTCGGCTGCTCTGCTGGAGACCCCGGTAACACCGCAGATGGAAGTCCTGATGAATCAGCCGCGTGCCAGAGATCTGGCTCGCCGGGTTATTGTATTTATCCGGGAAAAGGTCAGCCTCTGTCCAGAACCGGAAACCGAGCGGCTGGCGCAAAAATACCGTTCCTATCAGTATGCACTGCGTACCAACGGTCAAAAAGCATTGTTCTGGTGGCGCAAAATGACGCCGGATGCCTGGGATATGCAGACTCTGCCGCTGCCGAAGCCGCTGCACTTTATGTATTATCCGCTTCATCCGTTTCTGCTGCTGTACCGGCGCAATCAGCGCCGCAGTGCCCTGCAGCGGGAGGTGGGCCAGTGA
- a CDS encoding ABC transporter ATP-binding protein has product MNELRSYVNELRQYGGKRIYFYIGLMLVISLLDMVTLYMLVPLLSLIGVFGGAGSSTLPMASLFAPLKQMPVATTLIIILSIYSLLTIVQGLMQRKQAIMGAEIQQGFIKSLRLRVYRSIMRSNWTFFLRKRKSDLSHMLTTELARVSQGTNLVLMLSTSLLFTVIQIGFAMVLSFKMTLLVMIGGGLLALYSRKFVRKSKTYGDKMTQLSQDYFSGIQENLNGIKDIKSNMLESSHFDWFRNMANKLEYNLIQQIRLNSATQLIYKLISVVFIVGFIVLSAQVFKLQPERSVLIVLIFARLWPRFSGIQSYLEYIGALLPAFRALSKLQTECEQAEESYRPVGYGQGPVQPLQQGIRCEQVSFRYSEEHGNALQNINLFIPAGQMTAVAGRSGAGKSTLIDMLMGLMEPQEGKVTVDGDVLTGERLLSWRNSIGYVAQEPFLFHSSIRENLLLVKPDASEEELWEALSFAACDEFVRNLPDGLDTVIGDRGVRLSGGERQRIVLARAILRKPEVLILDEATSSLDTENEAKVQLALEKLKGKITLIVIAHRLSTIRNADQVIVMDHGQIVQQGGFNQLSSETKGTFHQLLAYQTAAQ; this is encoded by the coding sequence GTGAATGAGCTGCGCAGCTACGTAAATGAACTACGCCAATATGGTGGCAAGCGAATCTATTTCTATATCGGTCTGATGCTGGTCATCAGTCTGCTCGATATGGTAACCCTGTATATGCTCGTTCCGCTGCTCAGCCTGATTGGTGTGTTTGGCGGAGCAGGCAGCAGCACGCTACCGATGGCCTCGCTGTTCGCGCCGCTCAAGCAGATGCCGGTGGCGACTACATTGATTATTATTTTGTCGATCTACAGTCTGCTGACAATCGTACAGGGACTGATGCAGCGCAAGCAGGCTATTATGGGTGCCGAGATCCAGCAGGGATTTATCAAAAGTCTGCGGCTGCGAGTCTATCGCTCGATTATGCGCTCCAACTGGACCTTTTTCCTGCGCAAGCGCAAATCGGATCTTAGTCATATGCTGACTACCGAGTTGGCCAGAGTCAGTCAGGGTACGAATCTGGTATTGATGCTGTCCACTTCGCTGCTGTTTACCGTGATCCAAATCGGATTCGCTATGGTACTGTCGTTCAAGATGACGCTGCTTGTAATGATCGGCGGCGGATTGCTGGCCTTGTATTCACGCAAGTTTGTCCGCAAATCCAAAACGTACGGAGATAAAATGACCCAGCTATCGCAGGATTATTTCTCCGGTATTCAGGAGAATCTGAACGGAATCAAGGATATCAAAAGCAATATGCTGGAGTCTTCGCACTTTGACTGGTTCCGCAATATGGCCAACAAGCTGGAATATAATCTGATCCAGCAGATTCGCCTGAATTCGGCTACCCAGCTGATCTACAAGCTGATCTCGGTCGTATTCATTGTCGGCTTTATCGTATTATCCGCACAGGTATTCAAGCTGCAGCCGGAGCGTTCAGTGCTGATCGTACTGATCTTTGCCCGGTTATGGCCACGATTCAGTGGTATCCAGTCGTATCTGGAATATATCGGTGCTTTGCTGCCGGCTTTCCGCGCACTCTCCAAGCTGCAGACCGAATGTGAACAGGCCGAAGAATCATATCGTCCGGTTGGATATGGTCAGGGACCGGTACAGCCGCTGCAGCAGGGTATCCGCTGTGAGCAGGTATCGTTCCGTTACAGCGAGGAGCATGGTAATGCTCTGCAGAATATTAATCTGTTTATTCCGGCAGGCCAGATGACGGCGGTCGCCGGACGCTCGGGAGCGGGCAAAAGTACGCTGATCGATATGCTGATGGGCCTCATGGAGCCGCAGGAAGGCAAAGTCACTGTAGATGGAGATGTGCTGACCGGAGAGCGTCTGCTGTCCTGGCGCAACTCGATCGGTTATGTAGCACAGGAGCCGTTCCTGTTCCACAGTAGTATTCGTGAGAATCTGCTGCTTGTGAAGCCGGATGCGAGTGAGGAAGAGCTATGGGAAGCATTATCATTTGCTGCCTGTGACGAATTTGTACGGAATCTGCCGGATGGACTGGACACGGTTATCGGTGACCGCGGTGTCCGTCTGTCCGGAGGAGAACGTCAGCGTATTGTATTGGCACGTGCGATTCTGCGCAAGCCGGAAGTGCTGATTCTGGATGAAGCGACCAGCTCACTGGATACCGAGAATGAAGCCAAGGTACAGCTGGCTCTGGAGAAGCTGAAAGGCAAGATCACATTGATCGTTATCGCTCACCGTCTGTCCACGATTCGCAATGCCGACCAGGTGATTGTAATGGATCATGGCCAGATTGTGCAGCAGGGCGGATTCAACCAGCTGTCCAGCGAGACCAAGGGAACCTTCCACCAGCTGCTGGCGTATCAGACAGCTGCCCAGTAA
- a CDS encoding aldo/keto reductase: MEYIQIEGARKPVSRLIKGTDYFKHDTYEKAAANLDAFLAIGGTTVDTAHIYCGGESEEVLGQYMQERGNREALVILTKGAHHDQHGPRVNAEAIRSDLMTSLERLQTDFIELYGLHRDDPSVPVGTILEALNEHVEAGRVGAIGASNWTWQRLQEANDYAASHGLTGFTFSSPNLSLAKANEPFWPGCVSADRETLDWHEQTRLPLLSWSSQARGFFTGRFTPEVRDNEDLVRVFYSDDNWERLRRAGELAGQKQTTTIQIALAYVLNQPFPTCALIGAQNREELLSCDEGAKINLTREELNWLDLK; this comes from the coding sequence ATGGAATATATCCAGATTGAAGGTGCACGCAAACCGGTCTCCCGGCTGATCAAAGGAACCGACTACTTTAAACATGATACTTATGAAAAGGCAGCTGCGAATCTGGATGCTTTTCTGGCGATTGGCGGCACGACTGTGGATACTGCTCATATTTACTGCGGTGGTGAAAGCGAAGAAGTGCTCGGTCAATACATGCAAGAACGCGGCAACCGCGAAGCGCTGGTCATTCTGACCAAGGGAGCGCATCATGACCAGCATGGACCACGTGTTAATGCTGAGGCTATTCGCAGTGATCTGATGACCAGTCTGGAACGGTTGCAAACCGACTTTATTGAGCTGTATGGTCTGCATCGGGATGATCCATCTGTTCCTGTAGGCACTATTTTGGAAGCGCTTAACGAGCATGTCGAAGCCGGGCGGGTAGGCGCTATTGGAGCCTCCAACTGGACATGGCAGCGGCTGCAGGAAGCGAATGATTACGCGGCTTCCCACGGATTAACCGGCTTTACGTTCAGCAGTCCCAATCTGAGCCTTGCCAAAGCCAATGAACCGTTCTGGCCGGGCTGTGTCTCCGCTGATCGCGAGACACTGGATTGGCATGAACAGACCCGGCTGCCGCTGCTGTCCTGGTCTTCGCAGGCGAGAGGCTTCTTTACCGGCCGATTTACTCCAGAAGTACGGGATAATGAAGACCTGGTACGCGTATTCTACAGCGACGACAACTGGGAGCGGCTGCGCCGTGCCGGAGAACTGGCTGGACAAAAGCAGACCACCACGATCCAGATTGCACTTGCCTATGTACTCAATCAGCCTTTCCCGACCTGTGCCCTGATCGGAGCACAGAACCGTGAGGAGCTGTTATCCTGTGATGAGGGTGCGAAGATCAATTTGACACGCGAAGAACTGAACTGGCTGGATCTGAAGTAA
- a CDS encoding AraC family transcriptional regulator produces MKGIRQTVLLTLQEQPYFCLPESVGHYHQHPEHSVLREEGALNNFNIHYVASGKGYVEVEGTVHELRSGQAVLYFPHQRQRYYSSQDDPWDVRWVHFYGERLHDYMIERGFHRNLLWTLRQREGWEAAHLALLDEAERHRMLHPALLSTLTYAVLAEFVHQAVPLKNRRAGQAENRILSLLPQMQQQACEPFLLQDWAERAGVSEHYFCRLFKSVVEMTPMEFITRSRLQMAKQWLLECPDRPIGQIAEDAGYPSVSYFNRQFLAREKKTPTEYRRLYWN; encoded by the coding sequence GTGAAAGGAATTAGACAGACCGTACTGCTTACGCTGCAGGAACAGCCTTATTTTTGTTTGCCGGAATCGGTCGGACATTATCATCAGCATCCGGAACATTCCGTGTTGAGAGAAGAAGGGGCACTAAATAATTTCAATATACATTATGTAGCATCCGGTAAAGGTTATGTAGAGGTGGAAGGGACAGTGCATGAGCTACGCAGCGGACAAGCCGTATTGTATTTTCCGCATCAGCGTCAGCGGTATTATAGTAGCCAGGATGATCCCTGGGATGTGCGCTGGGTGCATTTTTATGGAGAACGTCTGCATGATTATATGATTGAGCGGGGATTTCACCGTAATCTGCTATGGACACTGCGTCAGCGGGAAGGGTGGGAAGCGGCTCATCTGGCGCTGCTGGATGAAGCAGAGCGGCACCGCATGCTGCATCCGGCTCTGTTATCCACATTGACCTATGCGGTTCTGGCCGAATTTGTACATCAGGCGGTTCCGCTGAAGAATCGGCGGGCCGGTCAGGCCGAGAACCGGATTCTGAGCTTGCTGCCGCAGATGCAGCAGCAAGCCTGTGAACCTTTTTTGCTGCAGGATTGGGCGGAGCGAGCGGGAGTGAGCGAGCACTATTTTTGTCGATTGTTCAAAAGTGTGGTCGAGATGACTCCAATGGAATTTATTACCCGTTCCCGGCTGCAGATGGCCAAGCAATGGCTGCTGGAATGTCCGGACCGTCCGATTGGGCAGATTGCAGAAGATGCCGGTTACCCGAGTGTGAGCTATTTTAACCGTCAATTTCTGGCCCGTGAAAAGAAGACTCCGACAGAATATCGCAGATTGTACTGGAACTAA
- the cysC gene encoding adenylyl-sulfate kinase, with translation MTESQQSAAGSPYITRNDRERILRQKGRVLWLTGLSGSGKSTLAFALEHELFLRGQSCYVLDGDRVRQGLNSDLGFAPEDRRENLRRIGEVARILLDSGQIVIAALISPHAPDRQMVREMFQPEDFCEIYVNCSLATCEQRDPKGLYIRARSGAIPQFTGISAPYDIPEQPELVINTEFLSVEESVMLIMETLELSAVPSMDLSR, from the coding sequence ATGACGGAATCACAGCAGTCCGCAGCAGGTTCGCCCTATATCACACGTAATGACCGCGAACGGATTTTACGGCAAAAGGGACGTGTACTGTGGCTGACCGGACTATCCGGATCAGGTAAATCCACACTGGCTTTTGCCTTGGAGCACGAGCTGTTCCTGCGTGGACAATCCTGTTATGTACTGGACGGGGACCGGGTGCGGCAGGGACTGAACAGCGATCTTGGCTTTGCCCCGGAAGATCGGCGCGAGAATCTGCGACGCATAGGCGAAGTCGCCCGTATTTTGCTGGATAGCGGGCAGATCGTGATCGCTGCACTTATTTCTCCCCACGCGCCGGATCGGCAGATGGTGCGGGAAATGTTCCAGCCGGAGGACTTTTGCGAAATTTATGTTAATTGCTCTCTGGCAACCTGTGAGCAGCGTGATCCAAAGGGGTTGTATATTCGGGCGCGCAGTGGAGCAATTCCCCAGTTCACCGGAATCAGCGCTCCCTATGATATCCCGGAGCAGCCGGAACTCGTTATCAACACCGAGTTCCTGTCTGTTGAAGAATCCGTGATGCTGATCATGGAGACACTTGAACTGTCTGCTGTACCCAGTATGGATCTTTCCCGCTGA
- a CDS encoding polysaccharide deacetylase family protein, protein MLHKQKWLFALLIAVLLIPQTATAAKSQSSGSKAHSSKVIYLTFDDGPTAHTMQLLDILDQYNAKATFFMLGPHMEHFPAATKRIVKEGNGLGLHGVSHVVSKFYSSPYSAYKEMKGANESLYKVTGKYTSLVRTPYGSKPYLKKSYRDIMLSTGGFHLWDWNVDSLDWKYKKDHQKVYNNIMAQVKSVERRGSTPVVLMHDQPATLKVLPKVLKELKAEGYHFEVLDKKNHPLNFWNDER, encoded by the coding sequence ATGCTACATAAGCAAAAATGGTTATTCGCACTACTCATCGCTGTACTATTAATTCCCCAGACAGCGACCGCTGCCAAATCACAATCATCCGGCAGCAAAGCACATTCATCCAAAGTGATCTATCTGACTTTTGATGACGGACCGACTGCCCACACGATGCAGCTGCTCGATATCCTCGATCAGTACAATGCCAAAGCGACTTTCTTTATGCTTGGGCCGCATATGGAACACTTCCCAGCAGCGACCAAACGTATTGTCAAAGAAGGTAACGGACTCGGTCTCCATGGTGTTAGCCATGTGGTAAGCAAGTTCTACAGCTCTCCCTACAGCGCCTACAAGGAAATGAAAGGCGCCAACGAGAGCCTGTATAAAGTAACCGGCAAGTACACCAGCCTGGTGCGTACTCCTTACGGCAGCAAGCCGTATCTCAAAAAATCCTACCGGGATATTATGCTGAGCACCGGTGGTTTCCATCTGTGGGACTGGAACGTGGATTCCCTGGACTGGAAATACAAAAAAGATCACCAGAAAGTATACAACAACATTATGGCCCAGGTGAAATCGGTCGAACGTCGCGGCTCCACTCCGGTTGTACTGATGCATGATCAGCCCGCCACGCTCAAAGTACTGCCAAAAGTACTCAAAGAGCTCAAGGCAGAAGGCTATCATTTTGAAGTATTAGACAAAAAAAATCATCCGCTGAACTTCTGGAACGACGAACGCTAA
- a CDS encoding peptidylprolyl isomerase, whose amino-acid sequence MLRQPRKNVVFVLVCAALFLIIAGCGNNNGTSSSTSGQTGTSTSTETNGSSGSTGSTGSTGDQSGSTATDTTQAPSATDNSANFKQDNDPIVTVEMDDGQKIEIELYPKAAPNSVNNFISLVKKGFYDGLTFHRVIPGFMIQGGDPKGDGTGDPGYSIPGEFQANGVQNDLKHTAGVLSMARSGDPNSAGSQFFLMVADAPHLDGGYAAFGKVISGMEEVNKIVNLPRDSNDKPNTPPVMKKVTVDTKGVDYPEPEKTK is encoded by the coding sequence ATGCTACGCCAACCGCGTAAAAATGTTGTATTTGTACTCGTATGTGCAGCCCTGTTCCTGATTATCGCCGGCTGCGGCAATAATAATGGAACCAGCAGTTCTACTTCCGGCCAGACCGGTACGTCTACCAGCACAGAGACGAACGGCTCCAGTGGCAGCACGGGTTCGACCGGAAGCACCGGCGACCAGAGCGGATCTACAGCAACAGATACAACACAGGCACCATCCGCCACTGATAACTCGGCCAATTTCAAGCAGGATAACGATCCGATCGTAACAGTCGAAATGGATGATGGTCAAAAGATCGAAATCGAGCTGTATCCCAAAGCAGCACCGAACAGCGTCAATAACTTCATTTCCCTGGTCAAAAAAGGATTCTATGACGGTCTGACTTTCCACCGCGTTATTCCGGGCTTTATGATCCAGGGCGGCGATCCCAAAGGCGATGGCACTGGTGATCCAGGCTACAGCATCCCAGGCGAATTCCAAGCCAATGGCGTGCAGAATGATCTGAAGCACACGGCTGGCGTACTGTCGATGGCACGTTCCGGCGATCCGAATTCCGCCGGCTCCCAATTCTTCCTGATGGTAGCGGACGCTCCGCATTTGGATGGCGGATATGCTGCATTTGGTAAAGTCATCAGCGGCATGGAAGAAGTCAACAAAATCGTCAACCTGCCAAGAGATAGCAATGACAAACCGAACACTCCTCCTGTCATGAAAAAGGTAACCGTGGACACCAAAGGTGTCGATTATCCAGAACCGGAGAAAACAAAATAA